In Amycolatopsis coloradensis, one genomic interval encodes:
- a CDS encoding nitronate monooxygenase family protein, with protein sequence MRTSLCDRLGIELPIVGFTPSEHVAAAISRAGGLGVLGCVRFNDAAELDAVLSWMDENTGGKPYGVDIVMPAKIPAEGTSIDLAKHIPQGHRDFVERTLRDLAVPPLPDDTDERAGVLGWLHSVARSHVEVALKHPIRLIANALGSPPVDVIEQCHAKGVPVAALAGKAEHAVRHVDNGVDIVVAQGYEAGGHTGEIASMVLLPEVVDAVGDRVPVLAAGGIGSGRQVAAALALGASGVWMGSFWLATEEYLQTMGESEAMQRALVAAGSSDTVRTRIYTGKPARLLKTRWTEAWAAPDAPEPLPMPLQNLLVSHAHNRIHHAADPSVVSMPVGQIVGRMDRVRPVADVISELVSGYEETLSRLDKTR encoded by the coding sequence ATGCGGACGTCTCTGTGCGACCGGCTCGGGATCGAACTGCCGATCGTCGGGTTCACCCCGTCCGAGCACGTCGCCGCGGCGATCAGCCGGGCGGGTGGTCTCGGCGTGCTGGGCTGCGTGCGGTTCAACGACGCCGCCGAGCTCGACGCCGTCCTGTCCTGGATGGACGAGAACACCGGCGGAAAGCCCTACGGCGTCGACATCGTGATGCCCGCGAAGATCCCGGCCGAAGGGACGTCGATCGATCTCGCGAAACACATCCCGCAGGGGCATCGCGACTTCGTGGAGCGGACGCTGCGCGATCTCGCGGTGCCGCCGCTGCCCGACGACACCGACGAACGCGCGGGAGTGCTGGGCTGGCTGCATTCGGTCGCCCGGTCCCATGTCGAGGTCGCGCTGAAACACCCCATCCGGCTGATCGCCAACGCGCTGGGGTCGCCGCCGGTGGACGTCATCGAGCAGTGTCACGCGAAGGGCGTGCCGGTCGCGGCCTTGGCGGGCAAGGCCGAACACGCCGTGCGGCACGTCGACAACGGCGTCGACATCGTGGTGGCGCAAGGCTATGAGGCGGGCGGGCACACCGGCGAGATCGCGTCGATGGTCCTGCTGCCCGAGGTGGTGGACGCCGTCGGCGACCGCGTCCCGGTGCTCGCCGCCGGTGGGATCGGCTCGGGCAGGCAGGTCGCGGCAGCGCTCGCGCTGGGCGCGTCCGGGGTGTGGATGGGTTCCTTCTGGCTCGCCACCGAGGAATACCTCCAGACCATGGGGGAGTCCGAGGCGATGCAGCGCGCGCTGGTCGCGGCGGGTTCGTCCGACACCGTCCGGACGCGGATCTACACCGGTAAACCGGCGCGGCTGCTCAAGACGCGGTGGACCGAGGCGTGGGCCGCGCCGGACGCGCCCGAACCGCTGCCGATGCCGCTGCAGAACCTGCTCGTCTCCCACGCGCACAACCGGATCCACCACGCGGCCGATCCGAGCGTGGTCTCGATGCCGGTGGGGCAGATCGTCGGGCGGATGGACCGGGTGCGCCCGGTCGCCGACGTGATCTCGGAGCTGGTGTCGGGGTACGAAGAGACACTGTCGCGTTTGGACAAGACCCGCTGA
- a CDS encoding acyl-CoA synthetase — protein MPTATGTLGVWNIAAREPERVALVDPDGRSIGYGELAAKANAYARGLQALGLEAGDVVVVLQPNGDELVAAYFAAIQSGLYIVVVNWHLVGPEVAYILSDSGAKAFLAHERFADVAIAAADEAGIPERGRFAVGDVEGFRRIEELGSGEGDGRPERRTAGSPMLYTSGTTGRPKGVRRPLTGADPDSVPGASTWFFGIFGLAPHDDHVHLCGSPLYHTAVLNFVAISLQLGHTAVLMDRWDAEDMLRLIERHRVTHSHMVPTQFRRLLALPDDVRAAYDLGSLRVMIHGAAPCPLEVKRRMLDWWGPVVTEYYAATEGGGTAISGKEWLRKPGSVGLPWPGSTIKILDDEGTELPAGETGTVYMKMGDSKFEYHKDRAKTDKARVGDLFTLGDVGHLDEDGYLFLHDRKADLIISGGVNIYPAEIEGELVMHPKIADVAVFGVPHEDWGEAIKAVVQPADGVEPSEELTAEILEYAASRLAKFKLPRSVDYLPELPRDPNGKLYKRKLRDPYWAGHRVP, from the coding sequence ATGCCGACTGCCACCGGGACACTAGGGGTCTGGAACATCGCCGCGCGGGAGCCGGAACGGGTCGCACTCGTCGATCCGGACGGCCGCTCCATCGGATACGGAGAGCTCGCCGCGAAAGCGAACGCTTACGCGCGGGGGCTGCAAGCCCTCGGGCTCGAAGCCGGTGACGTGGTCGTCGTCCTGCAGCCCAACGGCGACGAACTCGTCGCGGCCTATTTCGCCGCCATCCAGTCCGGCCTGTACATCGTGGTGGTCAACTGGCATCTTGTCGGGCCGGAGGTCGCCTACATCCTCTCTGACAGCGGTGCCAAGGCTTTCCTCGCGCACGAACGCTTCGCCGACGTCGCGATCGCGGCCGCGGACGAGGCAGGCATCCCGGAGCGCGGGCGGTTCGCCGTCGGCGACGTCGAGGGCTTCCGCCGGATCGAGGAACTCGGCTCCGGCGAGGGCGACGGACGTCCGGAGCGGCGCACGGCGGGCTCGCCGATGCTCTACACGTCGGGAACCACGGGGCGGCCCAAGGGCGTCCGGCGGCCACTGACCGGCGCCGACCCCGACTCCGTCCCGGGCGCGTCGACGTGGTTCTTCGGCATCTTCGGGCTCGCGCCGCACGACGACCACGTGCACCTGTGCGGGTCGCCGCTCTATCACACGGCGGTGCTGAACTTCGTCGCGATTTCCCTGCAGCTGGGGCATACCGCGGTGCTGATGGACCGCTGGGACGCCGAGGACATGCTGCGGCTGATCGAGCGGCATCGCGTCACGCACAGTCACATGGTCCCGACGCAGTTCCGCCGTCTGCTCGCGCTGCCGGACGACGTCCGCGCGGCCTACGACCTGGGTTCGCTGCGCGTGATGATCCACGGCGCCGCGCCCTGTCCGCTTGAGGTCAAACGCCGGATGCTCGACTGGTGGGGCCCGGTCGTCACCGAGTACTACGCGGCCACCGAAGGCGGCGGGACGGCGATCTCGGGGAAGGAATGGCTCAGGAAGCCGGGTTCGGTCGGGCTGCCGTGGCCGGGTTCGACGATCAAGATCCTCGACGACGAGGGCACGGAACTGCCCGCCGGCGAGACCGGCACGGTGTACATGAAGATGGGCGACTCGAAGTTCGAGTACCACAAGGATCGGGCCAAGACGGACAAGGCGCGGGTCGGGGACCTGTTCACCCTCGGCGACGTCGGGCATCTCGACGAGGACGGCTACCTCTTCCTGCACGACCGCAAGGCGGACCTGATCATCTCGGGCGGGGTCAACATCTATCCGGCGGAGATCGAGGGCGAACTGGTGATGCACCCGAAGATCGCCGACGTCGCGGTGTTCGGCGTCCCGCACGAGGACTGGGGCGAGGCGATCAAGGCCGTCGTCCAGCCCGCGGACGGTGTCGAGCCCTCCGAGGAGTTGACCGCGGAGATCCTCGAGTACGCGGCCTCCCGCCTCGCGAAGTTCAAACTCCCGCGTTCCGTCGACTACTTGCCCGAACTCCCGCGCGACCCGAACGGAAAGCTCTACAAGCGCAAGCTCCGCGACCCCTACTGGGCCGGTCACCGCGTCCCCTGA
- a CDS encoding thiolase domain-containing protein, translating to MKHLAAVLGTGQTHHKAKRTDVSMPGLLREAIDRAMLDAGTGWDDIDAVVLGKAPDLFEGVMMPELFLADALGATGKPLLRVHTAGSVGGSTALVAASLVQAGVHKRVLTVAFEKQSESNAMWGLSILPPFQMPVGAGAGGYFAPHVRSYIRRSGAPGHVGAIVAAKDRRNGALNPYAHLRQSDITVESVQASQMLWDPIRYDETCPSSDGACAMVIGDEASGDAVPGGAAWIHATAMRTEPTTFAGRDQVNPQAGRDAAAALWRDAGITDPLSEVDAAEIYVPFSWFEPMWLENLGFTDEGQGWKLTEAGETAIGGRLPVNPSGGVLSSNPIGASGMLRFSEAAKQVMGRAGDYQVDGARIALGHAYGGGSQFFSMWVVGSAKPS from the coding sequence GTGAAGCACCTCGCCGCCGTACTGGGAACCGGCCAGACCCACCACAAGGCCAAACGCACCGACGTGTCCATGCCCGGTCTGCTCCGGGAGGCCATCGACCGGGCGATGCTCGACGCCGGGACCGGCTGGGACGACATCGACGCCGTCGTCCTCGGCAAGGCGCCGGATCTGTTCGAGGGCGTGATGATGCCCGAACTGTTCCTCGCCGACGCGCTCGGCGCGACCGGGAAACCGTTGCTGCGCGTGCACACCGCCGGTTCGGTCGGCGGCTCGACCGCGCTCGTCGCGGCGTCGCTCGTGCAGGCAGGCGTGCACAAGCGGGTGCTGACCGTGGCCTTCGAGAAGCAGTCCGAGTCGAACGCCATGTGGGGCCTGTCGATCCTGCCGCCGTTCCAGATGCCCGTGGGCGCCGGGGCGGGCGGCTATTTCGCGCCGCACGTGCGCTCGTACATCCGGCGGTCCGGCGCGCCCGGCCACGTCGGCGCGATCGTCGCGGCCAAGGATCGCCGCAACGGCGCCCTCAATCCGTACGCCCATCTGCGGCAGTCCGACATCACGGTGGAGTCGGTACAGGCGTCGCAGATGCTGTGGGACCCGATCCGCTACGACGAGACCTGCCCGTCTTCGGACGGCGCCTGCGCGATGGTGATCGGAGACGAAGCCTCGGGCGACGCCGTTCCCGGTGGCGCGGCGTGGATCCACGCGACCGCGATGCGCACCGAGCCGACCACGTTCGCCGGACGGGACCAGGTGAACCCTCAGGCGGGCCGGGACGCCGCCGCCGCGTTGTGGCGGGACGCGGGCATCACCGACCCACTGTCCGAAGTGGACGCAGCCGAGATCTACGTGCCGTTCTCGTGGTTCGAGCCGATGTGGCTGGAGAACCTGGGGTTCACCGACGAAGGTCAGGGCTGGAAGCTCACCGAAGCCGGCGAGACCGCGATCGGCGGGCGGCTACCGGTCAACCCGTCGGGTGGCGTGCTGTCGTCGAACCCGATCGGGGCCTCCGGGATGCTCCGGTTCTCCGAAGCGGCCAAGCAGGTGATGGGCCGGGCCGGGGACTACCAGGTCGACGGCGCGCGGATCGCGCTCGGACACGCGTACGGCGGCGGTTCGCAGTTCTTCTCGATGTGGGTGGTGGGATCGGCCAAACCGAGCTGA
- a CDS encoding acyl-CoA synthetase gives MALNIADLLEHAVDAVPERIAVVCGDRRVTFAELEERANRLAHHLAAHGVGPGSHIGVYSRNSIEALESMIAAYKLRAIAVNVNYRYVHGELRYLFDNADLVALVHERQYSDRVAAVLPETPKLKHVVVVDDGSDGDYSSYGGVDYEAALAGGSPERDFAERSADDIYILYTGGTTGYPKGVLWRHEDIWRALGGGINFVTGEYVPDEWTLAEQGKSGSLVRLPAAPLIHGAAQWAAFGALFTGSPVVFVPRFDAHDVWKAVQDNKVQVLTIVGDAMARPLIDAYREGDYDASSIVAVSSHAALFSQSVKQEFLSLLPHVVITDAIGSSESGFTGIGMVSKDSDHSAGPRVNFGKDAILVDDDGALVEPKPGAIGLIARRGHVPLGYYKDPAKTEKIFVEVDGKRYVVPGDYARYEEDLTVTLLGRGSQCVNTGGEKVYPEEVEGALKSHPDVFDALVIGIPDDRLGQRVAAVIQPRSGKDLDVAALEAHVRTEIAGYKVPRSLWLAEEIGRSPSGKPDYPWAQRYAAEHEPITIQPA, from the coding sequence GTGGCACTCAACATCGCGGATCTACTCGAGCACGCCGTCGACGCCGTGCCGGAGCGCATCGCGGTCGTCTGCGGCGATCGGCGGGTCACCTTCGCCGAACTGGAAGAGCGCGCCAACCGGCTGGCGCACCATCTCGCCGCACACGGCGTGGGACCCGGATCCCACATCGGTGTCTATTCCCGGAACTCGATCGAGGCCCTGGAATCGATGATCGCCGCGTACAAGCTGCGCGCGATCGCGGTCAACGTCAACTACCGCTACGTCCACGGCGAACTGCGGTACCTGTTCGACAACGCCGACCTCGTGGCGCTGGTCCACGAGCGTCAGTATTCGGACAGGGTCGCCGCCGTTCTGCCGGAGACGCCGAAACTGAAACACGTTGTCGTTGTCGACGACGGAAGCGACGGCGACTACTCGTCCTATGGAGGCGTGGACTACGAAGCCGCGCTCGCCGGAGGCTCCCCCGAGCGGGACTTCGCCGAGCGCAGCGCCGACGACATCTACATCCTCTACACCGGCGGCACCACGGGGTATCCGAAGGGCGTCCTGTGGCGCCACGAGGACATCTGGCGCGCGCTCGGCGGCGGGATCAACTTCGTCACCGGCGAGTACGTCCCGGACGAATGGACGCTCGCCGAACAGGGCAAGTCGGGCAGCCTGGTCCGGCTCCCGGCCGCGCCACTGATCCACGGCGCCGCGCAGTGGGCCGCCTTCGGCGCGCTGTTCACCGGCAGCCCGGTCGTGTTCGTCCCGCGGTTCGACGCGCACGACGTCTGGAAAGCCGTGCAGGACAACAAGGTCCAGGTACTCACCATCGTCGGCGACGCGATGGCTCGGCCGCTGATCGACGCCTACCGCGAGGGCGACTACGACGCGTCGTCGATCGTCGCGGTGTCGAGTCACGCCGCCCTGTTCTCCCAATCGGTGAAGCAGGAGTTCCTCTCGTTGCTCCCGCACGTGGTGATCACCGACGCGATCGGGTCGTCCGAAAGCGGGTTCACCGGCATCGGCATGGTCAGCAAGGACAGTGATCATTCCGCCGGACCCCGGGTCAACTTCGGCAAGGACGCGATCCTGGTGGACGACGACGGCGCGCTCGTCGAACCGAAACCGGGCGCGATCGGCCTGATCGCCCGGCGCGGGCACGTCCCGCTCGGGTACTACAAGGACCCCGCGAAGACCGAGAAGATCTTCGTCGAGGTCGACGGCAAGCGGTACGTCGTCCCGGGTGACTACGCGCGTTACGAGGAAGACCTCACGGTGACCCTGCTCGGACGGGGGTCGCAGTGCGTGAACACCGGCGGCGAGAAGGTGTACCCGGAGGAAGTGGAGGGCGCGCTCAAGTCTCATCCGGACGTCTTCGACGCGCTCGTCATCGGCATCCCCGACGACCGGCTCGGCCAGCGGGTGGCCGCGGTCATCCAGCCGCGCTCCGGCAAGGATCTCGACGTCGCCGCGCTCGAAGCGCACGTACGGACCGAGATCGCCGGCTACAAGGTGCCGCGCAGTCTCTGGCTCGCCGAGGAGATCGGGCGGTCACCCAGCGGGAAACCGGACTATCCCTGGGCACAGCGCTATGCCGCCGAGCACGAGCCCATCACCATTCAACCGGCGTAA
- a CDS encoding thiolase domain-containing protein — protein MPDVAVVGFAQAPNVRSTPGTTNGVEMLVPIFAEVFERTGLSKEDIGFWCSGSSDYLAGRAFSFIAAVDAIGAFPPIHESHVEMDAAWALYEAWLKIRMGEVDTALVYGFGKSSAGQLRRVLALQMDPYVVAPLWPDSVSVAGIQARLGLESGLWSEKDLAEVAARSRADAAGNPAAQLSGTVEVAELLDAPYFADPLRAHDIAPITDGAAVLVLASAERAADLVDSPAVITGIEHRVDSPALGVRDLTKSPSTAAAGRALDLDGVEVAELHAPFTHQELILRDALGLGDQVRINPSGGVLTGNPMFSAGLARIGEAANRILDGSARKTLAHATSGPVLQQNLVATLEVLS, from the coding sequence GTGCCAGATGTAGCAGTCGTGGGCTTCGCGCAGGCCCCCAACGTCCGCAGCACCCCGGGCACCACCAACGGCGTGGAAATGCTGGTGCCGATCTTCGCCGAGGTCTTCGAGCGGACCGGTCTGTCCAAAGAGGACATCGGGTTCTGGTGCTCGGGTTCGTCGGACTACCTCGCCGGCCGCGCGTTCTCGTTCATCGCCGCGGTCGACGCCATCGGCGCCTTCCCGCCGATCCACGAATCGCACGTCGAGATGGACGCCGCCTGGGCGTTGTACGAGGCTTGGCTGAAGATCCGGATGGGCGAGGTCGACACGGCGCTCGTCTACGGCTTCGGCAAGTCTTCCGCCGGGCAACTGCGCCGGGTGCTGGCCTTGCAAATGGACCCGTACGTCGTCGCGCCGCTCTGGCCGGACTCGGTGAGCGTCGCCGGGATCCAGGCGAGGCTGGGGCTCGAATCCGGCCTTTGGTCCGAAAAGGATCTCGCCGAGGTCGCCGCGCGCAGCCGCGCGGACGCCGCCGGGAACCCGGCCGCGCAGCTCTCCGGAACGGTCGAGGTCGCCGAGCTCCTGGACGCCCCTTACTTCGCGGATCCCTTGCGGGCCCACGACATCGCTCCCATCACCGACGGCGCCGCCGTGCTCGTGCTCGCGTCGGCCGAGCGGGCCGCGGACCTCGTCGACAGCCCGGCGGTGATCACCGGGATCGAACACCGCGTCGACTCCCCCGCACTCGGCGTCCGAGACCTCACCAAGTCGCCTTCGACGGCGGCCGCCGGGCGGGCGCTCGACCTCGACGGCGTCGAAGTCGCGGAACTGCACGCGCCGTTCACACATCAGGAACTGATCCTGCGCGACGCGCTGGGCCTCGGCGACCAGGTGCGGATCAACCCCTCCGGCGGCGTCCTGACCGGCAATCCGATGTTCTCGGCGGGGCTGGCGCGGATCGGCGAGGCGGCGAACCGCATCCTCGACGGCAGCGCGCGCAAGACCCTCGCCCACGCGACCAGCGGCCCCGTCCTCCAGCAGAACCTGGTCGCGACCTTGGAGGTCCTCTCGTGA
- a CDS encoding Zn-ribbon domain-containing OB-fold protein yields MSCLAGKSRTCFTRNVSAPELPLSAPLNVGFDYTRSVGPVLGRFVNALRERRVEGVRGSDGRVHVPPLEYDPVTAEALSEFVPVASEGVIVSWSWIAEPVDGQPLSRPFAWALIRLDGADSSILHAVDAGSPASVHTGQRVRIRWADETVGHIRDIAYFVPVDGPDTEATEAPPPVAKREEGAPVSVVITPIHLRYEHSASPEESRYLRGLAEGKLIGQRCPSCEKVYIPPRGACPTDGIPTTDEVELPDTGIVTTFCIVNVPFLGQKIKPPYVAAYILLDGADIAFLHLVLGCDAADVRMGMRVRAAWKPRDEWWTSLENIGHFEPTGEPDAPYESFAHHL; encoded by the coding sequence ATGAGCTGCCTTGCCGGAAAATCGAGAACGTGTTTCACTCGAAATGTGAGCGCACCTGAACTCCCGCTGTCGGCCCCGCTCAACGTGGGCTTCGACTACACGCGTTCGGTCGGCCCGGTGCTCGGCCGGTTCGTCAACGCCCTGCGCGAGCGCCGAGTCGAAGGCGTCCGGGGCAGCGACGGCCGCGTCCACGTGCCACCGCTGGAATACGATCCCGTGACCGCCGAGGCGCTGTCCGAATTCGTGCCGGTGGCTTCCGAGGGCGTGATCGTCTCCTGGTCCTGGATCGCCGAACCCGTCGACGGCCAGCCGTTGTCGCGGCCGTTCGCGTGGGCGCTGATCCGGCTCGACGGCGCCGACAGCTCGATCCTGCACGCGGTCGACGCCGGCTCCCCTGCGAGTGTCCACACCGGACAACGGGTCCGGATCCGCTGGGCGGACGAGACCGTCGGCCACATCCGCGACATCGCCTACTTCGTGCCCGTCGACGGCCCCGACACAGAAGCCACCGAGGCGCCTCCGCCGGTCGCGAAACGCGAAGAGGGCGCGCCGGTCAGCGTGGTAATCACACCGATCCACCTGCGCTACGAACATTCCGCGTCACCGGAGGAAAGCCGGTACCTGCGCGGGCTCGCCGAGGGAAAACTGATCGGCCAGCGCTGCCCATCCTGCGAGAAGGTCTACATCCCGCCGCGTGGCGCCTGCCCGACCGACGGCATCCCGACCACCGATGAGGTCGAACTGCCCGACACCGGCATCGTCACGACGTTCTGCATCGTGAACGTGCCGTTCCTCGGCCAGAAGATCAAACCGCCCTACGTGGCCGCGTACATCCTGCTCGACGGCGCGGACATCGCGTTCCTGCATCTGGTCCTCGGCTGCGACGCCGCCGACGTCCGGATGGGCATGCGGGTCCGGGCCGCCTGGAAACCGCGGGACGAATGGTGGACGTCGCTGGAGAACATCGGCCATTTCGAGCCGACCGGCGAGCCCGACGCACCGTACGAATCCTTCGCCCACCATCTGTGA
- a CDS encoding transglutaminase family protein, with amino-acid sequence MGPHVQVDVEMSFRVTKSGPAAFVVALAGGAAQEEFAYPAPPRQVAFEHRTRAQVVDLPSGEHVVRYRAERALDPADAEPVGQDDLIRYTRPSRYCPSDRMGGLALARFGGLPGTRTQVEAIVRHVREHLSYVVGSGSPTDDAVDTYLAGEGVCRDYAHVCISLCRVLDIPARFAAVYAPGLSPMDFHAVFEAAIDGRWYVFDATGLAPRQSLCRIATGRDAADTAFLSTLGCELDFLGNTVLATAGPALPEDDGSELIALA; translated from the coding sequence ATGGGTCCCCACGTTCAGGTCGATGTCGAAATGTCCTTCCGGGTCACGAAATCCGGCCCCGCCGCGTTCGTGGTCGCGCTCGCGGGCGGGGCCGCCCAGGAGGAGTTCGCCTACCCCGCGCCGCCGCGCCAGGTGGCGTTCGAACACCGGACCCGTGCTCAGGTCGTCGACCTGCCGTCCGGGGAGCACGTCGTGCGATACCGGGCCGAACGCGCACTCGATCCGGCCGACGCCGAACCGGTCGGCCAAGACGATCTGATCCGCTACACCAGGCCCAGCCGGTACTGCCCCTCGGACCGGATGGGCGGGCTCGCGCTGGCCCGCTTCGGCGGCTTGCCCGGCACCCGCACCCAGGTCGAGGCGATCGTCCGGCATGTGCGCGAGCACCTGTCCTATGTGGTCGGTTCTGGCTCGCCGACCGATGACGCCGTCGACACCTACCTCGCCGGGGAAGGGGTCTGCCGCGACTACGCGCACGTCTGCATCTCGCTGTGCCGCGTGCTCGACATCCCCGCCCGGTTCGCGGCGGTCTACGCGCCCGGACTGTCCCCAATGGACTTCCACGCCGTGTTCGAGGCCGCGATCGACGGCCGCTGGTACGTGTTCGACGCCACCGGCCTCGCGCCGAGGCAGAGCCTGTGCCGGATCGCGACCGGGCGGGACGCCGCCGACACCGCGTTCCTCTCCACCCTCGGCTGTGAGCTGGACTTTCTCGGCAACACCGTGCTGGCGACCGCGGGCCCGGCGCTGCCGGAGGACGACGGCTCGGAGCTGATCGCGCTCGCTTGA
- a CDS encoding YhjD/YihY/BrkB family envelope integrity protein, with translation MREKQAPTKWQRLRARYRWLDHVARAVNRYVEYGGYHYVASITYFSLFSLVPILMVAVSVAGFVLASQPQLIESMLSAITGTLPGALGDKAGELLTGFVEQRTSVGLIGLIIGLYSGWNWMNALRDALTALWGQNRSDLPLLRTIAADLLALLGLASALLVSFAITISGSALGRYLLGLAGVDDTAWGHNVLSAISIPLALLANWLVFLWVLTRLPRKPVGVRSAMRGAVALALGFELLKQAGGIYLRLIGNSPTGVAFGSIIGLIFFISLVARMLVFVTAWTATARDAPPDPVRPPPPVVVRPVVAAPDRHGLKPVLVGAVTGVVATLAAQRLRPRRRP, from the coding sequence GTGAGGGAGAAGCAAGCACCGACGAAATGGCAGCGGCTGCGTGCCCGCTACCGCTGGCTGGACCACGTGGCCCGGGCCGTGAACCGCTACGTCGAGTACGGCGGTTACCACTACGTCGCGTCGATCACCTATTTCAGCCTGTTCTCGCTGGTGCCCATCCTCATGGTCGCGGTCTCGGTGGCGGGCTTCGTGCTGGCCAGCCAGCCGCAGCTGATCGAGTCGATGCTGAGCGCGATCACCGGCACGTTGCCAGGAGCCCTCGGTGACAAGGCGGGTGAGCTGCTCACCGGGTTCGTGGAGCAGCGCACCAGCGTGGGGCTCATCGGTCTGATCATCGGGTTGTACTCCGGCTGGAACTGGATGAACGCGCTCCGCGACGCGCTCACCGCGCTGTGGGGCCAGAACCGGTCGGATCTCCCGTTGCTGCGCACGATCGCCGCGGATCTGCTCGCGCTGCTCGGCCTCGCGAGCGCGCTGCTGGTCTCCTTCGCCATCACGATTTCCGGGTCCGCGCTCGGCCGGTATCTGCTGGGGCTGGCCGGGGTGGACGACACCGCTTGGGGGCACAACGTGCTGTCGGCGATCTCGATTCCCTTGGCACTGCTGGCCAACTGGCTCGTGTTCCTCTGGGTGCTCACCCGGCTGCCGCGGAAACCGGTGGGGGTCCGCAGCGCGATGCGCGGCGCGGTCGCGCTCGCGCTGGGCTTCGAACTCCTGAAGCAGGCCGGTGGGATCTACCTGCGCTTGATCGGGAACTCGCCGACCGGGGTCGCGTTCGGCTCCATCATCGGCCTGATCTTCTTCATCTCGCTGGTGGCCCGGATGCTGGTGTTCGTGACAGCCTGGACGGCGACCGCGCGTGACGCCCCGCCGGATCCGGTCCGGCCGCCGCCGCCCGTGGTGGTCCGGCCCGTGGTGGCCGCACCGGACCGGCACGGGCTCAAGCCGGTGCTGGTGGGTGCGGTGACCGGGGTGGTCGCGACCCTGGCCGCGCAACGCCTCCGGCCGCGCCGGCGCCCCTGA
- a CDS encoding crotonase/enoyl-CoA hydratase family protein, with product MGEPHALVEKIEHTLVVTMNRPEARNALSGEMLGIMVEAWNRVDEDDDIRCCVLTGAGGAFCAGADLKSMSKNSPSDSFEKGTFDPSRIEGLLKGRRLTKPLIAAVEGAAIAGGTEILQGTDLRVAGESAKFGVSEARWSLFPMGGSAVRLPRQIPYTVAADLLLTGRHITAAEALEIGLIGHVVPDGKALDKALELAGLISANGPLAVRAILKTMRDTEGMHEEEAFKLDAQYGIEVFASEDAKEGPRAFAEKRKPVFRGR from the coding sequence GTGGGCGAACCGCACGCGCTGGTGGAAAAGATCGAACACACCCTCGTGGTCACGATGAACCGGCCGGAGGCCCGCAACGCGCTCAGCGGCGAGATGCTCGGGATCATGGTCGAGGCGTGGAACCGGGTCGACGAGGACGACGACATCCGGTGCTGCGTGCTCACCGGCGCGGGCGGCGCGTTCTGCGCGGGCGCGGATCTGAAGTCGATGTCGAAGAACTCGCCGTCGGACTCGTTCGAGAAGGGCACGTTCGACCCCAGCCGGATCGAAGGCCTGCTCAAGGGCCGCCGGCTGACGAAGCCGTTGATCGCGGCCGTGGAAGGCGCCGCGATCGCGGGCGGGACGGAGATCCTGCAGGGTACGGACCTCCGGGTCGCGGGCGAGAGCGCGAAGTTCGGGGTTTCCGAGGCGCGGTGGAGCCTGTTCCCGATGGGCGGTTCGGCCGTGCGGCTCCCCCGTCAGATCCCGTACACCGTCGCCGCCGACCTCCTGCTGACCGGACGGCATATCACCGCGGCCGAGGCGCTGGAGATCGGCCTGATCGGCCACGTCGTCCCGGACGGGAAGGCGCTGGACAAGGCACTCGAACTCGCGGGCCTCATCTCCGCGAACGGTCCCTTGGCGGTCCGCGCGATCCTCAAGACCATGCGGGACACCGAAGGCATGCACGAGGAAGAGGCCTTCAAGCTCGACGCCCAGTACGGCATCGAGGTCTTCGCGAGCGAAGACGCGAAGGAAGGCCCCCGCGCCTTCGCCGAGAAGCGCAAGCCCGTCTTCCGGGGCCGCTGA